The DNA sequence ACGAGCACGAGCGGGCGACGTTGGCCGGGCCGGCACGGGAGGCGCTGCGGCTGCTGGGGAAGCTGCCCGCACCACCGACGTCGGTCCGCGAGGTCGCCGCGGCGGTGCGGGGCAACCCCGAACGCGGCCCGGAGCCGACCGAGGCCGTGTGGGTGAACCTGGACGACTTCACCTACTTCCGGCGGGAGGCTCCGACGGCCGAGCAGTTGACGGCGTACCTGGTCGCCGGTGCCGGCACGCGGACCTGCTACGCCGACCGCATCCCGCGCGACGTGAGCCGCGAGGTGGCGGCGCGCACGGTGATGACGGCGTGGCTGACCGGCCGGGTGGAACCGCTGCCCACGTTCCGCCTGTGGTTGGGCGAGGAGATCGACGCCTTGACCGCGCAGGGGTGGGACCGGCTCCGGGCGTTGCCGGAGGACGTCCAGGCGGCCCGGGTGCAGTCGGCCCGCGAGGTGCAGGCCGCGTGCTCGGGTGACGCCCTGACCACCCTCACCGGGGGCACGACGTGACGCGGTGGCTGCTCCTGCACGCCAGGGCGCGCCAGGTGCCGGCGGCGGCGGGAGCGGTGGTGGTCGGCGTGGCGGCGGCGGCCCTGCTCGCCCAGCCGGGCGGCAGCCCGCAGCTCGCCGCGTTCGGCGCGGCCCTGGGGGTGGCCGCCGTCGCCACGGGCCTCGGCGGGCACGACCTGGCGCTCGACCGCACCGCCGCGTTCGGCTGGCCGCCCCGCCGGGCGGCGCACCTGCTGCTCGGCGGCGCGGTCGTCGCCGCGCTGCTGCTCGCCGTCGGCTTGGTCGCCGACCCGATCGCCCCGGACGCCTACGTGCTGCGAGACGTCCTCGGCCTGGGTGGTCTGGCCGCGCTCGGCGCGGTGCTCCTCGGTGCCCGCGCCGCCTGGGCGCTGCCGATCGGCTGGAGCGGCGTCACGCTGGTCGTGCCAGCCGGCGACGACCACTGGCTCAGCCGCCTGCTGACGTGGCCGGTGCAGCCGACCGGCACCACCTCGGCCACGATCACCGCGGTGGTGCTCGGTGGCGCCGGCCTGCTCGCCTACAGCTGGTTCGGCTGCCGCCGCTAGACCCCGATCGGGTGCCAGACCGTCTTCGTCTCCAGGAACGCCCGGAGCCGCGCCAGGTCCGGCTCGCGGGTGAAGTCCTCCGACGGACGGGCCCGCAGCACCCGCTTCACCGTCCCCGCCGCCGCGCGCTCCAGGTCGGCCCGCGTCGACTCCGGCGCACCCGTCAGGTCCAACGCGTTCACGTCCGCGTGCGACGCCAGCCAGGGCGCGATCTCGGCGGTCCGCCCGGTGAGCACGTTCACCACGCCACCGGGCACGTCGGACGTCGCCAGCACCTCCGCCAGCGTCACCGCGGGCAGCGGCCGGTCCTGCGACGTCACGACCACCGCCGTGTTGCCGGTCGCGATCACCGGCGCCACCGCGCTGATCAACCCCAGCAGCGACGACTGCTGCGGCGCGAGCACCGCCACCACACCGGTCGGCTCCGGCACGGAGAACGAGAAGTACGGCCCGGCCACCGGGTTCGACGCGCCCAGCACCGTGGCCACCTTGTCGGTCCACCCCGCGTACCAGACCCACCGGTCGATCGCCGCGTCCACCAGCGACTGCGCCTTCTTCACCGCGACGCCCTCGCAGGCCGCGACCTCGGCGGTGAACTGCTCGCGCCGCCCCTCCAGCACCTCGGCCACCCGGAACAGCACCTGCCCCCGGTTGTACGCCGTGGCGCCCGACCAGCCGGGGAACGCCTTGCGCGCCGCCGCGACCGCGTCCCGCGCGTCCTTGCGCGACCCCTGCGCCGCGTTGGCCAGGAACGCGCCCTTGTGGTCGACCACCGGGTAGGACCGGCCCGACTCCGAGCGCGGGAACGCCCCGCCGATGTAGAGCTTGTACGTCTTCGCGACCGCGACCCGATTCTCGGCCCGGCCGAGGGAAATCCGGTTCTCAGACATCGAGGTAGGCCTCCAGCCCGGTGCGACCGCCCTCGCGGCCGAAGCCCGACTCCTGGTAGCCGCCGAACGGGGCGGTCGGGTCGAAGCGGTTGAACGTGTTGGCCCACACCACGCCGGCGCGCATCTTCTGCGCCGCCCACAGGATGCGGGACCCCTTCTCGGTCCACACGCCGGCCGACAGCCCGTACGGCGTGTTGTTCGCCTTGGCCACGGCCTCGTCCGGCGTGCGGAACGTCAGCACCGACAGCACCGGCCCGAAGATCTCCTCGCGCGCGATCCGCATCGCCTGCGACACGTTCGAGAACACCGTCGGCGCGAAGTAGAAACCCTTGTCCGGCAACGGGCACGCGGACGTCCAGCGCTCCGCGCCCTCGGCGTCGCCCGACTCGACCAGCTCCTGGATCTTCGTGAGCTGCTCGCGCGAGTTGATCGCGCCGACGTCGGTGTTCTTGTCCAGCGGGTCGCCGACGCGCAGCGTGGACACGCGCACGTGCAGCTTCTCCAGCAGCTCCTCGGCCACCGACTCCTGCACCAGCAGCCGCGAACCCGCGCAGCACACGTGACCCTGGTTGAAGAAGATGCCGTTCACGATGCCCTCGACGGCCTGGTCCAGCGGCGCGTCGTCGAACACGATGTTCGCCGCCTTGCCGCCCAGCTCCAGGCTGAGCCGGCGGCCGGTGCCCGCGAGCTGCCGCTGGATGATCTTGCCGACCTCGGTGGACCCGGTGAACGCGACCTTGTCCACGTCCGGGTGCGCCACGACGGCCGCGCCCACGTCACCCGCACCGGGCAGGATGTTCACCACACCGGGCGGCAGGTCGGCCTGCTGGATGATCTCCGCCAGCACCAGCGCGGTCAGCGGCGTCGTCTCGGCGGGCTTGAGCACCACCGTGTTGCCGGTCGCCAGCGCGGGCGCGATCTTCCACGCCGCCATCAGCAGCGGGAAGTTCCACGGGATGACCTGGCCCGCCACGCCCAGCGGACGCGGGTCCGGGCCGTGGCCCGCGTAGGCGAGCTTGTCCGCCCAACCCGCGTGGTAGAAGAAGTGCGCGGCGGCCGTGGGCACGTCCACGTCCCGCGATTCCTTGATCGGCTTGCCGTTGTCCAACGACTCCAGCACCGCGAGCTCCCGCGACCGCTCCTGGATCAGGCGGGCGATGCGGAAGATGTACTTGGCGCGCTCGGAGCCGGGCATCCGGCCCCACACGCGCTCGTAGGCGCGGCGTGCCGCCTTCACCGCCTTGTCGACGTCGGCGGGCGCGGCCGTGGAGACCTCGGCCAGCACCTCCTCCGTGCCGGGGTTGACGGTCTTCAACGGCTCACCGCCGCCCTCGACGAACTGGCCGTCGACGAACATCCGGTAGTTCGGCTTGAGGTTCGCGATGTCCCGCGACTCGGGCGCGGGCGCGTATTCCCACATGGTCAGTCCACCGTCACGTAATCGGGGCCGCTGTAGTGGCCGGCCAACTGGGTGCGCCGCTGCATCAGCAGGTCGTTGAGCAGCGTGGAGGCACCGAAGCGGAACAGGGTCGGGGTCAGCCACTCCGGTCCCGCGACCTCGTGCACCGCGACCAGGTACTTGATCGCGTCCTTGGTCGTGCGGATGCCACCGGCGGGCTTCACGCCCCGCAGCTCACCCGTCTGGGTGTGCCAGTCGCGGACGGCCTGCAGCATCACGTGCGTGACGGGCAGCGTCGCGGCGGGGGAGACCTTGCCGGTGGACGTCTTGATGAAGTCGCCGCCCGCGAGCAGGCCGATCCAGGACGCGCGGCGCACGTTGTCGTAGGTGGCGAGCTCGCCGGTCTCCAGGATGACCTTGAGGTGCGCGTCCCCGCAGGCGTGCTTGACCTGCGCGATCTCGTCGAACACCTGGCCGTACCGGCCGGACAGGAACGCGCCCCGGTCGATCACCATGTCGATCTCGGTGGCGCCCGCGTCGACGGCGTAGGCGGTGTCCTCGAGCTTCACCTTCAGGCTCGACCTGCCCGACGGGAACGCGGTCGCGACGCTGGCGACGTCGATGCCGGTGCCCCGCAGCTCCCGCACGGCCGTCTCGACCATGTCCGGGTACACGCAGACGGCGGCGACCTGCGGCACGTCCGGGTTGTCCGGGTCGGGTCTGCGCGCCTTCGCCGCCAGCGACCGCACCTTGCCGTGGGTGTCCGCGCCCTCCAACGTGGTCAGGTCGACCATGGAGATGGCGGTGTCGATGGCCCACATCTTGCCGGCCTTCTTGATGCTGCGGGTGCCCAGACCGGCCGCGCGCTGTTCGACGCCGACCTGGTCCACACCGGGCAGTCCGTGCAGGAACCGGCGCAGCGACGCGTCGTCGCGGACGGCGTCCGCGAGCGCCGGGGGCAGCGACGGCGATGTCGAGGGAACAGCCATGTCGCCGAGTCTAGGCGGAGTGGGACGGCCGTCCTAGTTGACCGGGAGCGGGGTGGTGCGGCCGTTCGCCGGTACGGGTTCGGCCGCTCACCGGGGGTGGGAGCGGGTGTGAGCCGATCGTGAGGCCCCGGTGGTTCCCTGGGCCCCGTCGACAACCGGAGGGGGGCAGGATCGTGTCAGGACGGTTCACCGGGGTGGTGTTGGCCGCGCTGCTCGGCATCGCGGCGTTCGGGGGGACGGCGGAGGCGGCGGCGCAGGAGCGGGAGGACGTCGGCGCCGCCATCATCAGCCAGGCGCCGGAGGCCGACGGCAAGTGCCTCGACGTCTACAACGCGGGTGGTGGCCCGCAGGTCCAGATGTGGTGGTGCAACGGCTGGAGCAACCAGGACTGGCTGATCGACAGCGGCTACCACGGCGGGGTGCGGCTGCGCCCGTACTCCAACACCGGCATGTGCCTCGACGCGTACAAGGGCCGCGGCGTGCAGCTCGTCCAGTACCGCTGCGACTCGACCTCGACGCAGGAGTTCACGCGTGACTGGCACCAGAGCGGCTTCCGGCTGCGCTCGGTGAGCAGCCCGAGCCTGTGCGTGGACATCTACGACCACGGTCGGGGCAACATCGTGCAGATGTGGGACTGCCGGGACGTCCAGCACCAGTACTGGTGGACCGCGGGCTAGCGGTGGGGTAGCGGTCGACGGCGGCGCGGCGCGCACCGCGCCGCCGTTCCGGTGCGCTCAGCCCTCCAGCTCGTCGTGGGCGCGACCCTTGAGCTTCTTCTTCTTGGGCCGCCGCACCTCGACCGCGCCCATCATCGCGAACCCGGTGATCTTCACGACC is a window from the Saccharothrix saharensis genome containing:
- a CDS encoding aldehyde dehydrogenase family protein, translating into MTMWEYAPAPESRDIANLKPNYRMFVDGQFVEGGGEPLKTVNPGTEEVLAEVSTAAPADVDKAVKAARRAYERVWGRMPGSERAKYIFRIARLIQERSRELAVLESLDNGKPIKESRDVDVPTAAAHFFYHAGWADKLAYAGHGPDPRPLGVAGQVIPWNFPLLMAAWKIAPALATGNTVVLKPAETTPLTALVLAEIIQQADLPPGVVNILPGAGDVGAAVVAHPDVDKVAFTGSTEVGKIIQRQLAGTGRRLSLELGGKAANIVFDDAPLDQAVEGIVNGIFFNQGHVCCAGSRLLVQESVAEELLEKLHVRVSTLRVGDPLDKNTDVGAINSREQLTKIQELVESGDAEGAERWTSACPLPDKGFYFAPTVFSNVSQAMRIAREEIFGPVLSVLTFRTPDEAVAKANNTPYGLSAGVWTEKGSRILWAAQKMRAGVVWANTFNRFDPTAPFGGYQESGFGREGGRTGLEAYLDV
- a CDS encoding RICIN domain-containing protein, coding for MSGRFTGVVLAALLGIAAFGGTAEAAAQEREDVGAAIISQAPEADGKCLDVYNAGGGPQVQMWWCNGWSNQDWLIDSGYHGGVRLRPYSNTGMCLDAYKGRGVQLVQYRCDSTSTQEFTRDWHQSGFRLRSVSSPSLCVDIYDHGRGNIVQMWDCRDVQHQYWWTAG
- a CDS encoding aldehyde dehydrogenase family protein, with product MSENRISLGRAENRVAVAKTYKLYIGGAFPRSESGRSYPVVDHKGAFLANAAQGSRKDARDAVAAARKAFPGWSGATAYNRGQVLFRVAEVLEGRREQFTAEVAACEGVAVKKAQSLVDAAIDRWVWYAGWTDKVATVLGASNPVAGPYFSFSVPEPTGVVAVLAPQQSSLLGLISAVAPVIATGNTAVVVTSQDRPLPAVTLAEVLATSDVPGGVVNVLTGRTAEIAPWLASHADVNALDLTGAPESTRADLERAAAGTVKRVLRARPSEDFTREPDLARLRAFLETKTVWHPIGV
- the deoC gene encoding deoxyribose-phosphate aldolase; translation: MAVPSTSPSLPPALADAVRDDASLRRFLHGLPGVDQVGVEQRAAGLGTRSIKKAGKMWAIDTAISMVDLTTLEGADTHGKVRSLAAKARRPDPDNPDVPQVAAVCVYPDMVETAVRELRGTGIDVASVATAFPSGRSSLKVKLEDTAYAVDAGATEIDMVIDRGAFLSGRYGQVFDEIAQVKHACGDAHLKVILETGELATYDNVRRASWIGLLAGGDFIKTSTGKVSPAATLPVTHVMLQAVRDWHTQTGELRGVKPAGGIRTTKDAIKYLVAVHEVAGPEWLTPTLFRFGASTLLNDLLMQRRTQLAGHYSGPDYVTVD